From one Fibrobacter sp. genomic stretch:
- a CDS encoding 5-formyltetrahydrofolate cyclo-ligase: MAASIAIAILVILIFSSSAIVELIQKKRHEKTGESIIKEPWVEIHQIPGYRDARKVAAFYPLKGEPNILPIVQELSMEGRLLLPKVTGETTMEFYPIENLKKDLVQGHFGIMEPREGIAPWEGPISVFLVPGTKFNWDGSRQGHGKGYYDRYLAKFPSAYKAGIATPAQISDTPLEQKPTDIQMNSVIACRERY, from the coding sequence ATGGCCGCTTCCATCGCTATTGCAATTCTTGTCATTCTCATATTCAGTTCCAGCGCCATCGTGGAACTGATCCAAAAGAAACGCCATGAAAAGACGGGAGAATCCATTATCAAGGAACCCTGGGTAGAAATCCACCAGATTCCTGGCTACCGGGACGCCCGAAAAGTGGCGGCCTTCTACCCTCTCAAGGGAGAACCCAATATTTTGCCCATCGTGCAGGAACTCTCCATGGAGGGCCGGCTTCTACTGCCCAAGGTGACGGGCGAAACCACCATGGAATTCTACCCCATCGAGAACCTGAAAAAAGATTTGGTTCAGGGGCACTTCGGCATCATGGAACCCCGCGAAGGAATCGCCCCCTGGGAAGGCCCCATCTCCGTATTCCTGGTTCCAGGAACAAAGTTCAACTGGGACGGGAGTAGGCAAGGCCACGGCAAGGGTTACTACGACCGGTACCTGGCCAAGTTCCCCAGCGCTTACAAGGCAGGTATTGCCACCCCGGCACAGATTTCCGACACACCCCTAGAGCAGAAACCGACGGACATCCAGATGAATTCCGTTATCGCCTGCAGAGAGAGGTATTGA